In Hemitrygon akajei chromosome 9, sHemAka1.3, whole genome shotgun sequence, the following are encoded in one genomic region:
- the LOC140732853 gene encoding uncharacterized protein, with translation MTGCGQPSLPTSPGPAPDSPSCMTGCGQPSLPASPGPAPTYPCATWEPPSCMPGCERPSLLASPGPAPDSPRSTLASVTLDQSAPHQLARSMMDILVEGHRTSCLFDTGSTESFIDPATVKRCGLVTRPVRQKITLASGSHSTDIRSVTGTTLPVWLTSPGPVLLRKHARSNKYSPLVEKVHLLHANPQYAYVVLPDGREDTVSVRDLAPAGAADHYPKHSTVTLHPVPEVTPRAPCPTQTPYASVPGPSLTREGSLTPPVGTELTHSPPSEHTPPPAPVPSSPPAPVQLQPELRRSQRTIRPPDRLNL, from the exons atgaccggatgtggacaaccatctttgccgacgtcaccaggccccgcccccgactcgccatcttgcatgaccggatgtggacaaccatctttgccggcgtcaccaggccccgcccctacctacccgtgtgcgacctgggagccgccatcttgcatgcccggatgtgagcggccatctttgctggcgtcaccaggccccgcccccgactcgccccgttctacgctggcttccgtgaccctcgatcaaagcgctccgcaccagctcgcaaggtcgatgatggacatcctggtggaggggcacaggactagctgcctgtttgacacgggcagcactgagagttttattgacccggccacagtgaaacgctgcggactcgtgacacggccggtccgtcagaagatcaccttggcttcagggtcgcattccacagacatccgg tctgtcactgggaccaccctgccagtttggctgacgtccccggggccagtgctgctgcgtaaacatgcgaggagtaataagtactcaccactggtcgagaaggttcacctcctgcatgctaatccccagtatgcctacgtggtcttgcctgatgggcgggaggacacggtctctgtccgcgacctggcgcccgccggagcagcagaccactaccccaagcactccacggtaactttgcaccctgtacccgaagtgactccgcgcgcaccgtgccccacacagactccgtatgcgtctgttccagggccctcgctcacacgcgagggatccctgacacctcctgttgggacagaattaacccactctccgccttcggagcacacaccacctccggcacctgtgccgtcatcacctccggctcctgtgcaattgcagccggagctccgtagatcgcagcgaacgattcgaccacctgatcgacttaacctgtaa